The Leptospira sp. WS39.C2 genome contains a region encoding:
- a CDS encoding TRL domain-containing protein, protein MNYIKTFLLIILLSFFNHCQSGPYPAFLYQYSTQHTTGDSTGTNLTSAKIVKFGKSCSVSGYIINFFYYGAGNSIEEATRNGNIQKVALIDRESLSIFGALFYRECIVVWGE, encoded by the coding sequence ATGAATTATATCAAAACTTTTCTATTAATAATCCTTTTGTCTTTTTTCAATCATTGCCAATCGGGACCTTATCCAGCTTTTTTGTACCAATACTCCACACAACATACAACTGGTGATAGTACAGGCACAAATCTTACATCTGCAAAGATTGTAAAATTCGGAAAATCTTGTTCAGTTTCAGGTTATATCATCAATTTTTTCTATTATGGTGCTGGAAACTCAATTGAAGAAGCAACTAGAAATGGAAATATCCAAAAAGTTGCTCTAATTGATAGGGAATCACTTTCGATTTTTGGGGCATTATTTTATAGAGAATGTATCGTAGTTTGGGGTGAATAA
- a CDS encoding 6-carboxytetrahydropterin synthase yields MFTQENGKFYVRIEGRFESAHFLYQYFADGSDEPIHGHSWKVEVFLEGKTNIRPDGISYDFLTARNKLMDLVHSIDHILINDHPDFKGINPTSENVARWFYFGLKEEVKSSEGKIRRIVVHEGPENLAYFEPET; encoded by the coding sequence ATGTTTACCCAAGAAAACGGGAAATTTTATGTCCGCATCGAAGGCCGATTTGAGTCAGCTCACTTCCTCTACCAATACTTTGCCGATGGTTCTGACGAGCCTATCCATGGCCATTCTTGGAAGGTAGAAGTGTTTTTAGAGGGAAAAACGAACATCCGTCCAGATGGGATCTCCTATGATTTTTTGACGGCTCGGAACAAACTCATGGACCTAGTCCATTCGATTGACCATATCCTGATTAACGACCACCCAGATTTCAAAGGCATCAACCCAACTTCCGAAAATGTGGCCCGTTGGTTCTATTTTGGATTAAAAGAAGAAGTGAAGTCATCAGAAGGAAAAATCCGCCGTATTGTGGTCCATGAGGGACCCGAGAATCTGGCTTATTTTGAACCAGAAACCTAG
- a CDS encoding DUF1858 domain-containing protein: protein MTETTKPRFFKEMTVGEAIAIHPEAGLVFSSYHLGGCSHCSINEVETIEQVCMGYGVEVDTLIDSLNNLFAEE, encoded by the coding sequence ATGACTGAAACAACAAAACCACGCTTTTTTAAAGAAATGACTGTAGGCGAAGCAATTGCCATCCATCCGGAAGCGGGGCTTGTTTTCTCAAGTTACCACTTAGGTGGATGTTCCCACTGTTCCATCAATGAAGTGGAAACCATTGAACAAGTTTGTATGGGTTATGGTGTCGAAGTAGACACACTCATCGACTCACTCAACAATTTATTCGCTGAAGAATAG
- a CDS encoding DUF2721 domain-containing protein yields MDQLTYNIPGLLFPAISLLMLGFTNRFFGLASLSRQLLAEYETSRSEVLAKQIHNLRFRISLILYSQSAGILSLILCTCSLGMIPFYNLVAWIFFSISLLFMVISLVLALVEIHLSVNALDIERKSILGPSNQSKL; encoded by the coding sequence TTGGACCAATTAACGTATAACATTCCAGGTTTATTATTCCCTGCAATTTCACTTTTGATGTTAGGGTTTACCAATCGATTTTTTGGTTTGGCGAGTTTATCGAGGCAACTTCTAGCAGAGTATGAAACGTCCCGTTCCGAAGTTCTCGCCAAACAAATTCACAATTTACGATTTCGGATCTCTCTCATTTTGTATTCACAAAGTGCGGGGATCTTAAGCCTCATCCTTTGTACATGTTCCTTGGGAATGATTCCGTTTTATAATTTGGTTGCTTGGATCTTTTTTTCGATCTCTTTACTTTTTATGGTGATCTCTCTTGTACTTGCTCTGGTTGAAATCCATTTATCCGTGAATGCTCTTGACATCGAACGAAAATCGATTTTAGGTCCTTCTAACCAATCTAAATTGTAA
- a CDS encoding NAD(P)-dependent alcohol dehydrogenase has protein sequence MKQAEINQFGLENLKVIEVRDPKNLGPTDVLVRLHAASLNYRDSLVVEGKYNPKFPLPLVPCSDGAGEVVEIGENVTEWRIGDKVLLTFAPKWIAKEATHAEIRHTIGGPLPGTLRELAIVPETGLVRMPIHLSYEEAATLPCAALTAWSGLFEFSQLKPGEFVVVQGTGGVSIFALQFAKLMGAKVILTSSSDDKLERGKSLGADYLINYKETKDWGKEVRKITNKVGADHIIEVGGAGTLEQSIAACRPFGVIHLIGILAGRSGELNLLPAVMNNLKIQGLVVGGRKTFIQMNQAIEQSGLRPVVDKVFPLEKSVEAIQYLRSGSHFGKIVITI, from the coding sequence ATGAAACAGGCAGAGATCAATCAATTTGGACTTGAAAATTTAAAAGTCATTGAGGTACGAGATCCAAAAAACCTTGGTCCAACCGATGTGCTTGTCCGATTGCATGCAGCCTCATTGAATTACCGAGACTCACTTGTTGTTGAAGGAAAGTACAATCCAAAATTTCCATTACCTCTCGTTCCTTGCAGTGATGGAGCAGGAGAAGTGGTGGAAATCGGCGAAAATGTCACCGAATGGAGAATAGGTGATAAAGTCCTCTTGACCTTCGCTCCTAAGTGGATTGCGAAAGAAGCCACTCATGCAGAAATCCGTCACACAATCGGAGGTCCTTTACCAGGAACCTTACGAGAGTTGGCCATAGTACCAGAAACAGGTCTTGTGAGAATGCCAATCCATTTGAGTTATGAAGAAGCGGCGACCTTACCTTGTGCTGCTCTCACTGCCTGGTCTGGACTTTTCGAATTCAGCCAACTCAAACCAGGTGAATTTGTCGTCGTACAGGGTACAGGTGGTGTTTCCATTTTTGCCTTACAATTTGCAAAACTGATGGGAGCTAAAGTGATCCTCACTTCTTCCAGTGATGACAAACTCGAAAGAGGAAAATCCTTAGGTGCTGATTATTTGATCAATTACAAAGAAACCAAAGATTGGGGAAAAGAAGTCAGAAAAATCACAAATAAGGTTGGTGCGGATCATATCATTGAGGTAGGTGGGGCAGGGACACTCGAACAATCTATCGCCGCCTGTCGTCCGTTTGGTGTCATTCATTTGATTGGAATATTAGCAGGTCGTTCGGGAGAACTCAATTTACTCCCTGCTGTAATGAACAATCTAAAAATCCAAGGCCTTGTAGTGGGTGGAAGAAAAACATTCATTCAAATGAATCAAGCTATTGAACAATCAGGATTAAGACCAGTTGTAGACAAAGTTTTCCCATTGGAGAAATCTGTGGAAGCCATCCAATACTTACGATCAGGTTCTCATTTTGGAAAGATTGTGATTACAATTTAG
- a CDS encoding VOC family protein yields MFPRINLITLGVSDLKRAVHFYETGLGWKKSEESNENVAFFQIGTIVFGLFGEKELAEDIGIPFQTRQDYSGITLAQNVESESEVDRVIEVVRKLGAVVLKEPQKVFWGGYSAYFKDLDGHIFEVAYNPFFPLNEKGEIELNK; encoded by the coding sequence ATGTTTCCTCGAATCAATTTAATCACACTTGGAGTCTCTGACCTAAAACGAGCAGTCCATTTTTATGAAACTGGACTTGGTTGGAAAAAATCCGAAGAGAGCAATGAAAATGTTGCGTTTTTTCAGATAGGAACGATCGTCTTCGGTTTGTTTGGCGAAAAGGAATTAGCAGAAGACATTGGCATTCCCTTCCAAACAAGACAAGATTATTCGGGAATCACACTGGCTCAAAATGTGGAAAGCGAAAGCGAAGTGGATCGGGTAATCGAAGTTGTACGAAAGTTAGGTGCTGTGGTTCTGAAAGAACCTCAAAAAGTATTTTGGGGAGGATACAGTGCTTATTTTAAAGATTTAGATGGGCATATTTTTGAAGTGGCTTATAATCCATTTTTTCCTTTGAATGAAAAAGGGGAAATTGAATTAAACAAGTAA
- the ccrA gene encoding crotonyl-CoA carboxylase/reductase, with amino-acid sequence MSNVEIVPVGELPPIGVVPKKMHAQVIRPERYGEPKTSFQSEVIDVPEIGPNEVLVATMAAGVNYNNVWAALGYPVDVIAARNKKGEPEKFHIGGSDASGIVYKVGSEVKNVKVGDEVVVHCAMWDPKDPWVLSGKDPMYAPSQIIWGYESNWGSFAQFCKVQDHQCLPRPQHLTWEASAAYMLVAATAYRMLHHWKPNDVKPGDVVLIWGGAGGLGAMAIQIVKAAGGIPIAVVSSDDKIEFCKNLGAAGVINRNKFKHWGALTSDINKPEAFVEWTKQAREFGKAIWDIAGKGKNPQIVFEHPGETTLPTSVFVCETGGMVVICAGTTGFNATGDLRYLWMRQKRLQGSHFANDDNCRDLNQLVIDKKVDPVLAETYTFEQTGECHQLMRENKHPSGNMSILVGAKTTGLGKK; translated from the coding sequence ATGAGCAACGTAGAAATCGTACCAGTAGGGGAACTACCTCCTATTGGAGTCGTGCCAAAAAAAATGCACGCACAGGTCATTCGCCCGGAACGTTACGGCGAACCGAAAACTTCTTTCCAATCAGAAGTCATTGATGTTCCGGAGATCGGTCCGAACGAAGTTCTCGTAGCCACTATGGCTGCTGGAGTCAACTATAACAACGTTTGGGCAGCCTTAGGTTACCCTGTTGATGTCATTGCGGCACGGAATAAAAAAGGGGAACCTGAAAAATTCCACATCGGAGGCTCTGATGCTTCTGGTATTGTCTACAAAGTTGGTTCTGAAGTCAAAAATGTAAAAGTCGGTGATGAAGTAGTTGTCCATTGTGCAATGTGGGATCCAAAAGATCCTTGGGTTCTTTCTGGAAAAGACCCAATGTATGCTCCTTCACAAATCATTTGGGGATATGAATCAAACTGGGGATCATTTGCACAATTTTGCAAAGTGCAAGACCACCAGTGCCTTCCTCGTCCGCAACACCTAACATGGGAAGCATCCGCAGCATACATGTTAGTTGCAGCTACCGCATACAGAATGTTACACCACTGGAAACCAAACGATGTAAAACCAGGTGATGTTGTCCTCATTTGGGGTGGAGCAGGTGGACTTGGTGCCATGGCAATCCAAATTGTGAAAGCAGCTGGTGGAATTCCAATCGCAGTTGTATCTTCTGATGATAAAATTGAATTCTGTAAAAACTTAGGTGCTGCTGGTGTGATCAACCGTAACAAGTTCAAACATTGGGGTGCCCTCACTTCTGATATCAACAAACCGGAAGCATTTGTTGAATGGACCAAACAAGCACGCGAGTTTGGAAAAGCAATTTGGGACATCGCTGGCAAAGGCAAAAACCCACAAATTGTTTTTGAACACCCAGGGGAAACAACACTTCCTACTTCTGTATTCGTTTGTGAAACAGGTGGTATGGTTGTGATCTGTGCAGGAACGACAGGTTTTAATGCAACTGGTGATTTACGTTACCTTTGGATGAGACAAAAACGTCTACAAGGTTCACACTTCGCAAACGACGACAATTGCCGTGACTTAAACCAACTCGTCATTGATAAAAAAGTGGATCCAGTTTTAGCTGAAACTTATACTTTCGAACAAACTGGTGAGTGCCACCAATTGATGCGCGAAAACAAACACCCATCAGGAAACATGTCAATCCTCGTTGGTGCAAAAACTACAGGTTTAGGAAAGAAGTAA
- a CDS encoding MbnH family di-heme enzyme has protein sequence MIFTKFRISLLSALFIGCNVLPFQKEETNNDLLLAAIGILATASDWVWDLPPGFPVPNVPAENPMTKAKVELGRHLFNEKILSENETMSCGSCHIQSLAFSDGKDFPLGITSEVHPRNSQHLSNVAYLPRLTWNNPKMTNLEIQARVPMFGENPIELGLSSNVFLDKLKSKSIYKTLFTNAYGNADAAVSEQNVRFALASFQRSLISGNSRYDQYTFRNNKSALNASEIRGMNLFNGEVAECFHCHGGFNFTDTSFHGGAQEEFFYHSNGIHDDAYYAARPSNKRGLFDLTGNASDTGKFRAPSLRNIGVTYPYMHDGSFMCDDANNPDKPAGAGKTKTDCARDALTKVVDHYRSGGQNHTVKDSALIRAFSIADSERNDMVNFLLALTDEEFLTNPKFASPF, from the coding sequence ATGATTTTTACCAAATTTAGAATTTCGCTTTTATCTGCCTTATTCATTGGCTGTAATGTTTTGCCTTTTCAAAAAGAAGAAACCAATAACGATTTGTTGCTCGCAGCGATTGGTATATTAGCAACTGCATCTGATTGGGTTTGGGACTTACCACCAGGATTCCCAGTGCCGAATGTACCAGCTGAAAATCCGATGACAAAAGCAAAAGTAGAGTTGGGAAGGCATTTATTTAATGAAAAAATACTTTCAGAAAATGAAACCATGTCTTGTGGAAGTTGCCATATCCAATCCTTGGCATTTTCGGATGGAAAGGATTTTCCATTGGGTATTACTTCTGAAGTCCATCCTAGAAATTCTCAACACCTCTCCAATGTGGCTTATCTTCCTCGACTAACATGGAACAATCCTAAGATGACAAATTTGGAAATCCAAGCGAGAGTTCCTATGTTTGGAGAAAATCCAATTGAACTTGGTTTGTCATCGAATGTTTTTTTGGATAAATTAAAATCCAAATCCATATACAAAACTCTCTTTACCAATGCTTATGGAAATGCTGATGCTGCAGTAAGCGAACAAAATGTACGGTTTGCATTAGCAAGTTTCCAAAGATCGTTGATTTCAGGGAATTCTAGATATGACCAATATACCTTTCGGAATAATAAATCTGCTTTAAATGCATCAGAAATCCGTGGAATGAATTTATTTAATGGAGAAGTAGCAGAATGTTTCCATTGCCATGGTGGTTTTAATTTCACGGATACATCTTTTCATGGCGGTGCTCAAGAAGAGTTTTTTTATCACAGCAATGGAATCCACGATGATGCGTATTATGCAGCTCGGCCTAGCAATAAACGAGGGTTATTTGATTTAACTGGAAATGCATCAGATACGGGGAAATTTCGTGCTCCGTCTCTTCGTAATATTGGTGTCACTTATCCATATATGCATGATGGAAGTTTTATGTGTGATGATGCAAACAATCCCGATAAACCTGCTGGTGCTGGCAAAACTAAAACGGATTGTGCAAGGGATGCCTTAACAAAGGTGGTAGACCACTACCGCAGTGGTGGACAAAACCATACGGTCAAAGATTCCGCTTTGATTCGCGCTTTTTCCATCGCGGATTCCGAACGGAATGATATGGTAAACTTCCTACTAGCTTTAACGGATGAAGAGTTTTTGACGAACCCCAAGTTTGCGAGTCCATTTTGA
- a CDS encoding MbnP family copper-binding protein, translating to MKLLHVIKLFFLSIFLFGLVSCDTVSEPNDNQTLALLALAIPQTVNLNFEALVGGQSVTFNDTNKTVDGKTVKFKDFRYYISEIKLIRADGSTADVTLNNENNWQNSGVALLDFETFKTSDTRSKVTGSVLSGNYSGIQFTVGVPDSLNHLDRTTASAPLNIGSMTWAWSSGYKHANIEFSINNDAGYTQFHMGSTTCNAAPNYGCTKKFRASIQISGQINPSNQTIGFDVDKLLQGYSTTGAQSCMPGTAAPCDTLVQAFGLNISTGAVDSSISQRVFSLK from the coding sequence ATGAAATTATTACATGTAATTAAACTTTTTTTTCTCTCGATCTTTCTTTTCGGGTTAGTATCTTGTGACACGGTTTCGGAACCAAATGACAACCAAACTTTGGCACTTTTAGCACTAGCTATCCCACAAACTGTGAATTTGAATTTTGAGGCTCTGGTTGGAGGGCAATCCGTTACTTTTAACGACACCAATAAAACTGTAGATGGTAAAACCGTTAAATTTAAAGATTTTCGCTACTACATTTCCGAAATAAAATTGATACGTGCGGATGGTTCAACAGCTGATGTAACATTGAATAACGAAAATAACTGGCAAAATAGTGGTGTAGCACTTTTAGACTTTGAGACTTTTAAAACAAGTGATACTCGGAGCAAAGTAACAGGATCTGTATTGTCGGGAAATTATAGCGGAATTCAGTTTACGGTAGGTGTACCGGATTCACTCAATCATTTAGACCGAACTACTGCAAGTGCACCATTGAATATCGGTTCGATGACTTGGGCTTGGTCAAGTGGATACAAACATGCAAACATTGAGTTTAGTATCAATAACGATGCAGGATACACACAATTTCATATGGGATCAACAACTTGCAATGCTGCACCAAATTATGGATGTACGAAAAAATTCAGAGCTAGTATTCAGATATCAGGTCAAATTAATCCATCCAACCAAACAATAGGCTTTGACGTAGATAAACTTTTACAAGGGTATTCAACAACTGGTGCCCAATCTTGTATGCCAGGCACAGCAGCACCTTGTGATACTTTAGTCCAGGCATTCGGTTTGAATATCAGCACCGGAGCAGTCGATAGTTCAATTTCTCAAAGAGTATTTAGTTTAAAGTAA
- a CDS encoding 7TM diverse intracellular signaling domain-containing protein, whose amino-acid sequence MKQTLAIILLCLFHTILGAEENHCPNVNTFPISTNHGKPSDLSFHLAFTTTEDPISELKGILNLFKTKPVTLANGVVPNFGNTPNQYWFCFILHNDENHNKRTITFIKYPLLDEVQFYALRESGEVNTNTQGRRYPFGNRDRDYRGFSFATELLPSETVTYFVGIKTDSSVSVPLMIAEEKNFDTYKSIDTLLQGMFFGIVCVMSLYNLFVYFMVKDKAYIFYVNYLILAAILFQLSMQGLLPVLFFPNQPELVYNAHNFLYFLFLLSCFPMSITFMNLKENAPRFYLGFMGLSLVPMVCLLLLPLLPYRELNQFGDLLSSSLAFYALIVSYYVSFVKKFPPARFYFFGYFMLIVGGLTTVLKYMGFFPVNVFTENAFQAAMAMEVLLMAFGLGDRISVVQKEKERIQLKAEINKQKLIAYGKELKLAQKLQESTLPQILPKFPGLSIRTGYFPASLVGGDFYDLTVYGKQQICGLIADVTGHGVPAAIEAAMLKIAYMQTLAFANKPGKVLESINQALAGNYKNQFLTASAIFIDLEQKVLKVANAGHPALYKFNETSKSIDVIRPKGKLIGFSKEGLYSEEVHSVQKGDKILLFTDGIWDLWENGDSGEEALLDWLLQRKAETVESLYGGIDEHIRLRNKEGPADDDITFILFEIT is encoded by the coding sequence ATGAAACAGACCCTTGCCATCATTCTGTTATGTCTCTTTCATACCATACTGGGAGCGGAAGAGAACCACTGCCCCAATGTAAATACTTTTCCCATCTCCACTAACCATGGAAAACCTTCTGACTTATCCTTTCATTTAGCCTTTACTACAACCGAAGATCCCATCTCTGAACTGAAAGGGATTTTAAATCTATTCAAAACAAAACCCGTTACACTAGCAAATGGAGTGGTTCCCAATTTTGGGAATACACCAAATCAATATTGGTTTTGTTTTATATTGCATAATGATGAAAATCATAACAAACGAACCATCACTTTTATCAAATACCCACTCTTAGATGAAGTTCAATTTTACGCCTTACGAGAGTCAGGCGAAGTTAACACTAACACACAGGGAAGAAGATACCCATTTGGAAATCGAGACAGAGATTATCGTGGTTTTAGTTTTGCTACTGAATTATTACCAAGTGAAACTGTAACCTATTTTGTCGGTATCAAAACTGACAGTTCTGTTTCTGTCCCACTGATGATTGCCGAAGAAAAAAATTTTGATACATATAAATCCATCGATACACTGTTACAAGGAATGTTCTTTGGAATTGTCTGTGTGATGAGCCTTTACAATTTATTTGTCTATTTTATGGTAAAAGACAAAGCCTATATTTTTTATGTAAATTACCTGATCCTTGCTGCCATCCTCTTCCAACTTTCTATGCAGGGATTATTGCCTGTTTTGTTTTTTCCAAACCAACCAGAGTTAGTTTATAACGCTCATAATTTTTTGTATTTTTTATTTTTACTCTCTTGTTTTCCAATGAGCATCACCTTTATGAATTTAAAGGAAAATGCTCCTCGTTTTTACCTCGGTTTTATGGGATTGTCTCTCGTTCCCATGGTATGTTTGCTCCTTTTACCACTTTTACCTTACCGAGAACTGAACCAGTTTGGCGATTTGTTATCATCCTCTTTAGCTTTTTATGCCCTTATCGTTTCATATTACGTATCTTTTGTTAAAAAGTTTCCACCAGCCAGATTTTATTTCTTCGGCTACTTTATGTTAATTGTGGGAGGCCTCACGACAGTATTAAAGTATATGGGATTTTTCCCGGTGAATGTATTCACGGAAAATGCCTTCCAAGCTGCTATGGCGATGGAAGTTTTACTGATGGCGTTTGGTCTTGGGGACAGAATCTCTGTAGTGCAAAAAGAAAAAGAGAGAATCCAACTCAAAGCAGAAATCAACAAACAAAAGTTAATTGCCTATGGAAAAGAATTAAAACTCGCACAGAAATTACAGGAATCCACTTTACCTCAAATTTTGCCAAAATTTCCTGGCCTTTCCATAAGGACTGGTTATTTTCCAGCTTCTCTTGTGGGTGGAGATTTTTATGATCTGACAGTCTACGGCAAACAACAAATTTGTGGGCTCATTGCTGATGTCACAGGACATGGAGTACCTGCTGCGATCGAAGCTGCGATGTTAAAAATCGCATATATGCAAACTTTGGCTTTTGCAAACAAACCAGGAAAAGTTTTAGAGAGCATCAACCAAGCCCTTGCCGGAAATTACAAAAATCAATTTTTAACTGCCAGTGCCATTTTTATCGATTTAGAACAAAAAGTTTTAAAGGTAGCAAATGCAGGACATCCCGCCTTATACAAGTTCAATGAGACTTCCAAATCCATAGACGTAATCCGACCAAAAGGTAAACTCATCGGATTCTCTAAAGAGGGTTTGTATTCAGAAGAGGTTCATTCTGTGCAAAAGGGAGATAAAATCTTATTATTCACAGATGGAATTTGGGACCTTTGGGAAAACGGTGATTCAGGCGAGGAAGCACTTCTTGATTGGTTACTGCAAAGGAAAGCAGAAACCGTTGAATCTTTGTATGGTGGGATCGATGAACACATACGCCTGCGAAACAAAGAAGGTCCCGCAGACGACGATATCACATTTATTCTATTTGAAATTACTTAA
- a CDS encoding Na/Pi cotransporter family protein: MNWPLLIQVLGGLGIFIYGMKLLSESLQRVAGDRLRSFLSSMTRNRVSAVFSGLFITSTIQSSSATTVLVVGFVNAGLISLAQAIGVIMGANIGTTITAWIVSLLGFKFNIASFALPAIAAGVILHFSRKESRSGWGSFLIGFGFLFLGLDYLKTSVPDSAKDPESFVFLQQFTNMGFNSILLFVLIGALLTIVIQSSSASTTITITLAFSGYIPIDAAYGMILGENIGTTITANLAAIPGNRNAKKAALAHTLFNVFGVVWALLFFKFFTGIVDDLIPGDPLTDKESTRFHISLFHTMFNITNTLLLIWFVNTISKVVSTIVDGLASKTGKDKDSIRLLQAGTVKTTELAMVELVEFTKKIIRDTYDFLRLTEQILLQPYDAARVGQVLKKEEELDQVRTEVLTYLNQVQESGITGNYAKDVLGIMERVKAVEEMGDNFASIARKIRKSHRQKISFDKNFSNSIKDQMDLLKHHYDILLVNLEQSETFDILGNPQVRNQSREYRFQMIRSIKKNESKVKKKKYQKKDNLLPALLYRDISRNLDNISRLLNAAIYADV; this comes from the coding sequence ATGAATTGGCCATTACTCATTCAAGTTTTAGGCGGACTCGGAATTTTCATCTATGGGATGAAATTACTCAGTGAGTCCTTACAACGTGTGGCAGGAGATAGGCTTCGTTCCTTTCTCTCGTCTATGACACGAAATCGTGTGTCTGCTGTATTCAGCGGATTATTCATTACCTCCACCATCCAGTCAAGTTCAGCCACTACTGTTCTTGTTGTCGGTTTTGTGAATGCTGGGCTCATCTCACTTGCACAAGCCATCGGTGTCATCATGGGTGCCAACATTGGTACAACGATTACAGCTTGGATTGTTTCTCTTTTAGGATTCAAATTTAACATTGCTTCGTTTGCATTGCCTGCCATTGCTGCTGGGGTCATCCTTCATTTCTCAAGAAAAGAAAGTCGATCAGGATGGGGAAGTTTCCTCATCGGATTTGGATTTTTGTTTTTGGGTTTGGACTATTTAAAAACTTCCGTTCCAGATAGTGCCAAAGACCCTGAAAGTTTTGTATTCCTACAACAATTCACAAACATGGGGTTTAATTCCATTCTGCTGTTTGTTTTGATTGGTGCTTTATTAACAATTGTGATCCAATCTTCTTCTGCTTCGACAACGATCACCATCACTCTCGCATTTTCTGGTTACATTCCCATTGATGCCGCGTATGGTATGATCCTCGGAGAAAACATTGGAACTACAATCACTGCAAATTTAGCAGCAATTCCTGGAAACCGGAACGCTAAAAAAGCGGCCCTTGCTCATACTTTATTCAATGTGTTTGGTGTAGTTTGGGCACTTCTATTCTTCAAATTCTTCACAGGTATTGTTGATGATTTGATTCCTGGAGATCCACTTACAGACAAAGAATCCACTCGTTTCCATATCTCACTTTTCCACACTATGTTCAACATCACCAATACATTGCTTCTCATTTGGTTTGTGAATACAATTTCCAAAGTGGTGAGCACAATTGTAGACGGTCTTGCATCCAAAACAGGGAAAGACAAAGATTCGATCCGATTATTACAAGCTGGCACTGTCAAAACAACAGAACTTGCCATGGTCGAGCTCGTTGAGTTCACAAAAAAAATTATCCGAGATACGTATGATTTCCTCCGTTTGACCGAACAAATTTTGCTCCAACCTTATGATGCCGCAAGGGTTGGACAAGTTCTCAAAAAAGAAGAAGAACTCGACCAAGTTCGAACAGAAGTTTTGACATACTTAAACCAAGTCCAAGAATCAGGGATCACTGGAAACTACGCAAAAGACGTGTTAGGGATTATGGAAAGAGTAAAAGCTGTGGAAGAGATGGGTGATAATTTTGCATCGATTGCAAGAAAAATCCGTAAGTCACACAGACAAAAAATTTCTTTTGATAAAAACTTTTCCAATTCCATCAAAGACCAAATGGATTTACTCAAACACCATTACGACATCCTACTTGTGAACTTGGAACAAAGTGAAACATTTGATATCCTTGGTAACCCACAAGTGCGTAACCAAAGTCGTGAGTATCGTTTCCAAATGATTCGTTCGATCAAAAAGAATGAGTCGAAAGTAAAGAAGAAAAAGTATCAGAAAAAAGACAACCTGTTACCAGCACTCCTTTACCGTGATATTTCCAGAAACTTAGATAATATTTCAAGGTTACTCAATGCAGCCATTTATGCGGACGTTTAG
- a CDS encoding peptidylprolyl isomerase — protein sequence MNMSKTISKGMVVGFSYHLKNAQGETLDQSDEPLLYLHGWQNIIPGLEKELEGLVNGDSKNVTVPPEDGYGTYNEALIFQVPKTELPAEADLEVGMEFQTDTPEGRMILYLQEVRDADVILNGNHPLAGETLHFDVTIKSIREATEEEKQHGHVHGPGGHHHH from the coding sequence ATGAATATGTCAAAAACCATCAGCAAAGGAATGGTTGTAGGATTTTCCTATCACCTAAAGAACGCCCAGGGAGAAACTCTGGACCAATCAGACGAACCGCTATTATACCTCCACGGCTGGCAAAATATCATCCCTGGATTGGAAAAAGAACTAGAAGGCCTTGTAAACGGAGATTCAAAAAATGTCACAGTACCACCTGAAGATGGTTATGGGACATATAACGAAGCTCTCATTTTCCAAGTTCCCAAAACAGAACTCCCTGCAGAAGCAGACCTTGAAGTAGGTATGGAATTCCAAACCGACACACCAGAAGGTAGAATGATTCTATATCTCCAAGAAGTAAGAGATGCAGATGTAATTTTGAACGGCAATCACCCGTTAGCTGGTGAAACCCTTCATTTTGATGTAACAATTAAATCCATTCGCGAAGCCACTGAAGAAGAAAAACAACATGGCCACGTACATGGACCAGGTGGACACCACCACCACTAA
- a CDS encoding RNA-binding protein, with the protein MSVNIYVGNLSYDMTEGKLNELFSAHGAVTSAKIITDQYSGRSKGFGFIEMKDGKEADNAIKDLNGKNILNREMKVNIAKPKTNNWR; encoded by the coding sequence ATGTCAGTAAACATTTACGTTGGCAACCTCTCTTACGATATGACTGAAGGAAAACTCAATGAGCTTTTTTCAGCACACGGTGCAGTTACTTCTGCAAAAATCATCACTGATCAGTATTCTGGTCGTTCTAAAGGATTCGGATTCATCGAAATGAAAGATGGAAAAGAAGCTGATAACGCGATCAAAGATCTTAACGGAAAAAACATCCTTAACCGTGAGATGAAAGTAAACATCGCAAAACCTAAAACAAACAACTGGAGATAA